Proteins encoded together in one Onychomys torridus chromosome 1, mOncTor1.1, whole genome shotgun sequence window:
- the Lmtk3 gene encoding serine/threonine-protein kinase LMTK3 isoform X1, with the protein MPAPGALILLAAVSASGCLASPAHPDGFALSRAPLAPPYAVVLISCSGLLAFIFLLLTCLCCKRGDVRFKEFENPEGEDCSGEYTPPAEETSSSQSLPDVYILPLAEVSLPMPAPQPAHSDISTPLGLSRQHLSYLQEIGSGWFGKVILGEVFSDYTPAQVVVKELRASAGPMEQRKFISEAQPYRSLQHPNVLQCLGVCVETLPFLLIMEFCQLGDLKRYLRAQRPPEGMSPELPPRDLRTLQRMGLEIARGLAHLHSHNYVHSDLALRNCLLTSDLTVRIGDYGLAHNNYKEDYYLTPERLWVPLRWAAPELLGELHGSFVLVDQSRESNVWSLGVTLWELFEFGAQPYRHLSDEEVLAFVVRQQHVKLARPRLKLPYADYWYDILQSCWRPPAQRPSASDLQLQLTYLLSERPPRPPPPPPPPRDGPFPWPWPPSHSAPRPGTLSSQFPLLDGFPGADPDDVLTVTESSRGLNLECLWEKARRGAGRGGGAPPWQPASAPPAPHANPSNPFYEALSTPSVLPVISARSPSVSSEYYIRLEEHGSPPEPLFPNDWDPLDPGVPGPQAPQAPSEVPQLVSETWASPLFPAPRPFQAQSSGSGGFLLSGWDPEGRGAGETLAGDPAEVLGEQGTAPWTEEEEEESSPGEDSSSLGGGPSRRGPLPCPLCSREGPCSCLPLERGDAVAGWGGHPALGCPHPPEDDSSLRAERGSLADLPLVPPTSAPSEFLDPLMGAAAPQYPGRGPPPAPPPPPPPPRAPAEPAASPDPPSALASPGSGLSSPGPKPGDSGYETETPFSPEGAFPGGGAAEEEGVPRPRAPPEPPDPGAPRPPPDPGPLPLPESQEKPTFVVQVSTEQLLMSLREDVTKNLLGDKGSTPGETGPRKVGRSPVTREKGLGPNRDLTSLGSRKKVPSWSLPVNGVTVLENRKPGAPDVKEKVAENGLESPERGERALVNGEPMSPEAGEKVLANGVLMSPKSEEKVAENGVLRLPRNTERPPETGPRRAPGPWEKMPETGGLAPETLLDQAPAPCEAVLPQNGLETAPGQLGPVPKNGNPEPGTEWRVHEIGGALRAPGAGKLDLGSGGRAQGGVGMAPAGGPASGVDAKAGWVDSSRPLPPPPQPLGAQQRRPEPVPLKARPEVAPEEEPGVPDSRLEGDTAPSVDEDPPKPERKGPEMPRLFLDLGPPQGNSEQIKAKLSRLSLALPPLTLTPFPGPGPRRPPWEGADAGAAGGEAGGAGAPGPAEEDGEDEDEEDEDEEAAGSRGPGRTREAPVPVVVSYADADTARPLRGLLKSPRAADEPEDSELERKRKMVSFHGDVTVYLFDQETPTNELSVQGTPEGDTDPSTPPAPPTPPHPTTPGDGFPNNDSGFGGSFEWAEDFPLLPPPGPPLCFSRFSVSPALETPGPPARAPDARPAGPVEN; encoded by the exons ATGCCTGCGCCCGGCGCACTCATCCTCCTGGCGGCCGTCTCCGCCTCCGGCTGCCTGGCGTCCCCAGCGCACCCGG ATGGATTTGCTCTGAGCCGAGCCCCTTTGGCTCCGCCCTACGCTGTGGTCCTCATTTCCTGCTCCGGTCTGCTGgccttcatcttcctccttcttACCTGTCTGTGTTGCAAACGGGGTGATGTCCGTTTCAAG GAGTTTGAGAACCCAGAAGGGGAGGACTGCTCTGGCGAGTACACCCCCCCTGCGGAGGAGACCTCCTCCTCACAGTCGCTGCCTGATGTCTATATTCTGCCGCTGGCAGAGGTCTCCCTGCCAATGCCTGCCCCGCAGCCCGCACACTCAG ACATCAGCACCCCCCTGGGCCTGAGTCGCCAGCACCTCAGCTACCTACAGGAGATTGGCAGCGGCTGGTTTGGGAAG GTGATCCTGGGGGAGGTTTTCTCAGACTACACGCCAGCTCAGGTGGTGGTCAAGGAGCTCCGGGCTAGCGCCGGGCCCATGGAGCAGCGTAAATTCATCTCAGAGGCTCAGCCCTATAG GAGCCTGCAGCACCCCAACGTCCTCCAGTGCCTGGGCGTCTGCGTGGAGACCTTGCCTTTCCTGTTGATTATGGAGTTCTGCCAGCTG GGGGACCTGAAGCGATACCTCCGGGCCCAGCGGCCACCTGAGGGCATGTCCCCTGAACTACCCCCTCGTGACCTTCGGACACTGCAGAGGATGGGCCTGGAGATTGCCCGGGGACTGGCGCATCTGCATTCCCACAACTATGTGCACAG CGATCTGGCGCTGCGCAACTGCCTGCTAACCTCAGACCTCACTGTCCGCATCGGAGACTACGGACTGGCGCACAACAACTACAAG GAAGACTACTACCTGACCCCCGAGCGCCTGTGGGTCCCGCTGCGCTGGGCAGCACCGGAGCTGCTGGGCGAACTGCACGGCAGCTTCGTGCTGGTGGATCAGAGCCGTGAGAGCAACGTCTG GTCACTGGGGGTGACGCTTTGGGAGCTATTCGAGTTCGGGGCGCAGCCCTACCGCCACCTGTCTGACGAAGAGGTCCTGGCCTTCGTCGTCCGCCAGCAGCATGTCAAGCTGGCCCGGCCCAGGCTCAAACTGCCCTATGCTGACTATTG gtATGACATTCTGCAGTCTTGCTGGCGGCCGCCAGCCCAGCGCCCCTCGGCCTCTGATCTCCAGCTGCAGCTCACTTACCTGCTGTCTGAGCGGCCCCCAAGACCCCCTCCGCCGCCACCCCCTCCCCGAGATGGGCCCTTCCCCTGGCCCTGGCCCCCCTCGCATAGTGCGCCGCGCCCGGGGACCCTGTCTTCTCAGTTCCCCCTTCTGGATGGCTTCCCCGGGGCTGACCCAGATGATGTTCTCACGGTCACTGAGAGCAGCCGCGGCCTCAACCTTGAGTGTCTGTGGGAGAAGGCCCGGCGAGGGGCAGGCCGGGGTGGGGGTGCACCTCCCTGGCAGCCGGCCTCTGCGCCTCCTGCGCCCCACGCCAACCCATCCAACCCCTTCTACGAGGCGCTGTCCACGCCCAGCGTGCTGCCGGTCATCAGCGCACGCAGCCCCTCGGTGAGCAGCGAGTACTACATCCGCCTGGAGGAGCATGGTTCTCCACCAGAGCCCCTCTTCCCCAACGACTGGGACCCTCTGGACCCAGGCGTACCCGGTCCCCAGGCCCCTCAGGCTCCCTCCGAGGTCCCCCAACTGGTGTCCGAGACCTGggcctcccccctcttccctgcaccccGACCCTTTCAGGCCCAGTCCTCTGGATCAGGTGGCTTCCTGCTGAGTGGCTGGGACCCCGAGGGCCGGGGCGCTGGAGAGACCTTGGCAGGAGATCCTGCCGAGGTGCTTGGGGAACAGGGTACCGCACCCTGgacggaggaggaggaagaagagagctcCCCAGGCGAGGACAGCAGCAGCCTTGGTGGGGGACCCAGCCGCCGGGGACCCCTCCCTTGTCCCTTGTGCAGTCGCGAGggtccctgctcctgcctgccacTGGAGCGGGGGGACGCCGTGGCCGGCTGGGGGGGGCACCCTGCCCTTGGCTGTCCCCACCCCCCAGAGGACGACTCTTCCCTGCGTGCAGAGCGGGGCTCCCTGGCCGACCTGCCCCTGGTCCCCCCCACCTCAGCCCCTTCCGAATTTCTGGACCCCCTTATGGGGGCCGCAGCGCCCCAGTACCCCGGGCGGGGGCCACCTCCCGCTCCCCCCCCTCCGCCGCCACCTCCCCGGGCCCCCGCGGAACCGGCCGCGTCCCCCGACCCCCCGTCGGCCCTGGCCAGTCCAGGCTCCGGCCTGTCGTCTCCGGGCCCCAAGCCGGGGGACAGCGGCTACGAGACCGAGACCCCTTTTTCCCCCGAGGGAGCCTTCCCAGGTGGGGGGGCGGCCGAGGAGGAAGGGGTCCCTCGGCCGCGGGCTCCCCCCGAGCCACCCGACCCAGGAGCGCCCCGGCCACCCCCAGACCCGGgtcccctcccactcccagaGTCCCAGGAGAAGCCAACCTTTGTAGTTCAAGTGAGCACCGAGCAGCTGCTGATGTCCCTGCGGGAGGATGTGACAAAGAACCTCCTAGGGGACAAGGGGTCGACACCCGGGGAGACAGGACCCAGGAAGGTGGGGAGAAGCCCCGTGACCAGAGAGAAGGGCCTGGGCCCGAACAGGGACCTGACATCCctgggcagcaggaagaaagtcCCCAGCTGGAGCCTCCCAGTGAACGGGGTGACAGTCTTAGAGAACCGCAAGCCGGGAGCCCCGGACGTGAAGGAGAAGGTGGCGGAGAATGGCCTGGAATCTCccgagagaggagagagagccctGGTGAATGGGGAGCCGATGTCCCCAGAGGCCGGGGAGAAGGTGCTGGCGAATGGGGTTCTGATGTCCCCAAAGAGCGAGGAGAAGGTGGCAGAGAATGGGGTCCTGAGGCTGCCCAGGAACACGGAGAGGCCGCCAGAGACTGGACCTCGGAGAGCCCCAGGGCCCTGGGAGAAGATGCCCGAGACTGGGGGTCTAGCTCCCGAGACCCTGCTGGATCAAGCCCCTGCGCCTTGCGAGGCAGTCTTGCCCCAGAACGGCTTGGAGACGGCCCCTGGCCAGCTTGGCCCAGTCCCCAAGAACGGGAACCCGGAACCCGGGACCGAGTGGAGAGTCCACGAGATTGGGGGGGCACTGAGAGCCCCCGGGGCTGGGAAGCTGGACCTCGGGAGTGGGGGCCGAGCCCAGGGGGGCGTGGGGATGGCCCCCGCCGGCGGCCCCGCAAGCGGCGTGGACGCAAAGGCCGGATGGGTAGACAGCTCGAGACCACTGCCACCTCCGCCACAGCCACTGGGGGCCCAGCAGAGGAGGCCGGAGCCAGTGCCCCTGAAAGCCAGGCCGGAGGTGGCCCCCGAGGAAGAGCCAGGGGTCCCAGACAGCAGGCTCGAAGGAGACACGGCCCCCAGCGTAGACGAGGACCCCCCCAAGCCGGAGAGGAAGGGCCCCGAGATGCCACGCTTGTTCTTGGACTTGGGACCCCCTCAGGGGAACAGCGAGCAGATCAAAG CCAAACTCTCCCGGCTCTCGCTGGCGCTCCCTCCGCTCACGCTCACGCCGTTCCCGGGCCCGGGCCCGCGGCGGCCACCTTGGGAGGGCGCGGACGCAGGGGCGGCTGGCGGGGAGGCCGGCGGGGCGGGGGCGCCGGGGCCAGCGGAGGAGGACggggaggacgaggacgaggaggacgaggacgaggaggcAGCGGGCTCTCGGGGTCCCGGGAGGACGCGGGAAGCCCCAGTGCCCGTCGTGGTGAGCTACGCCGACGCGGACACGGCCCGCCCGCTGCGGGGGCTGCTCAAGTCTCCACGCGCGGCCGACGAACCCGAGGACAGCGAGCTGGAGAGGAAGCGCAAGATGGTCTCCTTCCACGGGGACGTGACCGTCTACCTCTTCGACCAG GAGACTCCAACCAACGAGTTGAGCGTCCAGGGCACCCCCGAGGGGGACACGGACCCATCAACGCCCCCAGCGCCCCCGacgcctccccaccccaccaccccaggaGATGGGTTTCCCAACAACGACAGCGGCTTTG GCGGCAGTTTCGAGTGGGCGGAGgatttccccctcctccccccgcCCGGGCCCCCCCTGTGCTTCTCCCGCTTCTCCGTCTCACCTGCGCTGGAGACCCCGGGGCCTCCCGCCCGGGCTCCCGACGCCCGGCCCGCAG
- the Lmtk3 gene encoding serine/threonine-protein kinase LMTK3 isoform X2, translated as METSSPRAAVCASGRRYLHLPSILDKMPAPGALILLAAVSASGCLASPAHPDGFALSRAPLAPPYAVVLISCSGLLAFIFLLLTCLCCKRGDVRFKEFENPEGEDCSGEYTPPAEETSSSQSLPDVYILPLAEVSLPMPAPQPAHSDISTPLGLSRQHLSYLQEIGSGWFGKVILGEVFSDYTPAQVVVKELRASAGPMEQRKFISEAQPYRSLQHPNVLQCLGVCVETLPFLLIMEFCQLGDLKRYLRAQRPPEGMSPELPPRDLRTLQRMGLEIARGLAHLHSHNYVHSDLALRNCLLTSDLTVRIGDYGLAHNNYKEDYYLTPERLWVPLRWAAPELLGELHGSFVLVDQSRESNVWSLGVTLWELFEFGAQPYRHLSDEEVLAFVVRQQHVKLARPRLKLPYADYWYDILQSCWRPPAQRPSASDLQLQLTYLLSERPPRPPPPPPPPRDGPFPWPWPPSHSAPRPGTLSSQFPLLDGFPGADPDDVLTVTESSRGLNLECLWEKARRGAGRGGGAPPWQPASAPPAPHANPSNPFYEALSTPSVLPVISARSPSVSSEYYIRLEEHGSPPEPLFPNDWDPLDPGVPGPQAPQAPSEVPQLVSETWASPLFPAPRPFQAQSSGSGGFLLSGWDPEGRGAGETLAGDPAEVLGEQGTAPWTEEEEEESSPGEDSSSLGGGPSRRGPLPCPLCSREGPCSCLPLERGDAVAGWGGHPALGCPHPPEDDSSLRAERGSLADLPLVPPTSAPSEFLDPLMGAAAPQYPGRGPPPAPPPPPPPPRAPAEPAASPDPPSALASPGSGLSSPGPKPGDSGYETETPFSPEGAFPGGGAAEEEGVPRPRAPPEPPDPGAPRPPPDPGPLPLPESQEKPTFVVQVSTEQLLMSLREDVTKNLLGDKGSTPGETGPRKVGRSPVTREKGLGPNRDLTSLGSRKKVPSWSLPVNGVTVLENRKPGAPDVKEKVAENGLESPERGERALVNGEPMSPEAGEKVLANGVLMSPKSEEKVAENGVLRLPRNTERPPETGPRRAPGPWEKMPETGGLAPETLLDQAPAPCEAVLPQNGLETAPGQLGPVPKNGNPEPGTEWRVHEIGGALRAPGAGKLDLGSGGRAQGGVGMAPAGGPASGVDAKAGWVDSSRPLPPPPQPLGAQQRRPEPVPLKARPEVAPEEEPGVPDSRLEGDTAPSVDEDPPKPERKGPEMPRLFLDLGPPQGNSEQIKAKLSRLSLALPPLTLTPFPGPGPRRPPWEGADAGAAGGEAGGAGAPGPAEEDGEDEDEEDEDEEAAGSRGPGRTREAPVPVVVSYADADTARPLRGLLKSPRAADEPEDSELERKRKMVSFHGDVTVYLFDQETPTNELSVQGTPEGDTDPSTPPAPPTPPHPTTPGDGFPNNDSGFGGSFEWAEDFPLLPPPGPPLCFSRFSVSPALETPGPPARAPDARPAGPVEN; from the exons ccgcCGATACCTCCACCTCCCTTCCATCCTGGACAAGATGCCTGCGCCCGGCGCACTCATCCTCCTGGCGGCCGTCTCCGCCTCCGGCTGCCTGGCGTCCCCAGCGCACCCGG ATGGATTTGCTCTGAGCCGAGCCCCTTTGGCTCCGCCCTACGCTGTGGTCCTCATTTCCTGCTCCGGTCTGCTGgccttcatcttcctccttcttACCTGTCTGTGTTGCAAACGGGGTGATGTCCGTTTCAAG GAGTTTGAGAACCCAGAAGGGGAGGACTGCTCTGGCGAGTACACCCCCCCTGCGGAGGAGACCTCCTCCTCACAGTCGCTGCCTGATGTCTATATTCTGCCGCTGGCAGAGGTCTCCCTGCCAATGCCTGCCCCGCAGCCCGCACACTCAG ACATCAGCACCCCCCTGGGCCTGAGTCGCCAGCACCTCAGCTACCTACAGGAGATTGGCAGCGGCTGGTTTGGGAAG GTGATCCTGGGGGAGGTTTTCTCAGACTACACGCCAGCTCAGGTGGTGGTCAAGGAGCTCCGGGCTAGCGCCGGGCCCATGGAGCAGCGTAAATTCATCTCAGAGGCTCAGCCCTATAG GAGCCTGCAGCACCCCAACGTCCTCCAGTGCCTGGGCGTCTGCGTGGAGACCTTGCCTTTCCTGTTGATTATGGAGTTCTGCCAGCTG GGGGACCTGAAGCGATACCTCCGGGCCCAGCGGCCACCTGAGGGCATGTCCCCTGAACTACCCCCTCGTGACCTTCGGACACTGCAGAGGATGGGCCTGGAGATTGCCCGGGGACTGGCGCATCTGCATTCCCACAACTATGTGCACAG CGATCTGGCGCTGCGCAACTGCCTGCTAACCTCAGACCTCACTGTCCGCATCGGAGACTACGGACTGGCGCACAACAACTACAAG GAAGACTACTACCTGACCCCCGAGCGCCTGTGGGTCCCGCTGCGCTGGGCAGCACCGGAGCTGCTGGGCGAACTGCACGGCAGCTTCGTGCTGGTGGATCAGAGCCGTGAGAGCAACGTCTG GTCACTGGGGGTGACGCTTTGGGAGCTATTCGAGTTCGGGGCGCAGCCCTACCGCCACCTGTCTGACGAAGAGGTCCTGGCCTTCGTCGTCCGCCAGCAGCATGTCAAGCTGGCCCGGCCCAGGCTCAAACTGCCCTATGCTGACTATTG gtATGACATTCTGCAGTCTTGCTGGCGGCCGCCAGCCCAGCGCCCCTCGGCCTCTGATCTCCAGCTGCAGCTCACTTACCTGCTGTCTGAGCGGCCCCCAAGACCCCCTCCGCCGCCACCCCCTCCCCGAGATGGGCCCTTCCCCTGGCCCTGGCCCCCCTCGCATAGTGCGCCGCGCCCGGGGACCCTGTCTTCTCAGTTCCCCCTTCTGGATGGCTTCCCCGGGGCTGACCCAGATGATGTTCTCACGGTCACTGAGAGCAGCCGCGGCCTCAACCTTGAGTGTCTGTGGGAGAAGGCCCGGCGAGGGGCAGGCCGGGGTGGGGGTGCACCTCCCTGGCAGCCGGCCTCTGCGCCTCCTGCGCCCCACGCCAACCCATCCAACCCCTTCTACGAGGCGCTGTCCACGCCCAGCGTGCTGCCGGTCATCAGCGCACGCAGCCCCTCGGTGAGCAGCGAGTACTACATCCGCCTGGAGGAGCATGGTTCTCCACCAGAGCCCCTCTTCCCCAACGACTGGGACCCTCTGGACCCAGGCGTACCCGGTCCCCAGGCCCCTCAGGCTCCCTCCGAGGTCCCCCAACTGGTGTCCGAGACCTGggcctcccccctcttccctgcaccccGACCCTTTCAGGCCCAGTCCTCTGGATCAGGTGGCTTCCTGCTGAGTGGCTGGGACCCCGAGGGCCGGGGCGCTGGAGAGACCTTGGCAGGAGATCCTGCCGAGGTGCTTGGGGAACAGGGTACCGCACCCTGgacggaggaggaggaagaagagagctcCCCAGGCGAGGACAGCAGCAGCCTTGGTGGGGGACCCAGCCGCCGGGGACCCCTCCCTTGTCCCTTGTGCAGTCGCGAGggtccctgctcctgcctgccacTGGAGCGGGGGGACGCCGTGGCCGGCTGGGGGGGGCACCCTGCCCTTGGCTGTCCCCACCCCCCAGAGGACGACTCTTCCCTGCGTGCAGAGCGGGGCTCCCTGGCCGACCTGCCCCTGGTCCCCCCCACCTCAGCCCCTTCCGAATTTCTGGACCCCCTTATGGGGGCCGCAGCGCCCCAGTACCCCGGGCGGGGGCCACCTCCCGCTCCCCCCCCTCCGCCGCCACCTCCCCGGGCCCCCGCGGAACCGGCCGCGTCCCCCGACCCCCCGTCGGCCCTGGCCAGTCCAGGCTCCGGCCTGTCGTCTCCGGGCCCCAAGCCGGGGGACAGCGGCTACGAGACCGAGACCCCTTTTTCCCCCGAGGGAGCCTTCCCAGGTGGGGGGGCGGCCGAGGAGGAAGGGGTCCCTCGGCCGCGGGCTCCCCCCGAGCCACCCGACCCAGGAGCGCCCCGGCCACCCCCAGACCCGGgtcccctcccactcccagaGTCCCAGGAGAAGCCAACCTTTGTAGTTCAAGTGAGCACCGAGCAGCTGCTGATGTCCCTGCGGGAGGATGTGACAAAGAACCTCCTAGGGGACAAGGGGTCGACACCCGGGGAGACAGGACCCAGGAAGGTGGGGAGAAGCCCCGTGACCAGAGAGAAGGGCCTGGGCCCGAACAGGGACCTGACATCCctgggcagcaggaagaaagtcCCCAGCTGGAGCCTCCCAGTGAACGGGGTGACAGTCTTAGAGAACCGCAAGCCGGGAGCCCCGGACGTGAAGGAGAAGGTGGCGGAGAATGGCCTGGAATCTCccgagagaggagagagagccctGGTGAATGGGGAGCCGATGTCCCCAGAGGCCGGGGAGAAGGTGCTGGCGAATGGGGTTCTGATGTCCCCAAAGAGCGAGGAGAAGGTGGCAGAGAATGGGGTCCTGAGGCTGCCCAGGAACACGGAGAGGCCGCCAGAGACTGGACCTCGGAGAGCCCCAGGGCCCTGGGAGAAGATGCCCGAGACTGGGGGTCTAGCTCCCGAGACCCTGCTGGATCAAGCCCCTGCGCCTTGCGAGGCAGTCTTGCCCCAGAACGGCTTGGAGACGGCCCCTGGCCAGCTTGGCCCAGTCCCCAAGAACGGGAACCCGGAACCCGGGACCGAGTGGAGAGTCCACGAGATTGGGGGGGCACTGAGAGCCCCCGGGGCTGGGAAGCTGGACCTCGGGAGTGGGGGCCGAGCCCAGGGGGGCGTGGGGATGGCCCCCGCCGGCGGCCCCGCAAGCGGCGTGGACGCAAAGGCCGGATGGGTAGACAGCTCGAGACCACTGCCACCTCCGCCACAGCCACTGGGGGCCCAGCAGAGGAGGCCGGAGCCAGTGCCCCTGAAAGCCAGGCCGGAGGTGGCCCCCGAGGAAGAGCCAGGGGTCCCAGACAGCAGGCTCGAAGGAGACACGGCCCCCAGCGTAGACGAGGACCCCCCCAAGCCGGAGAGGAAGGGCCCCGAGATGCCACGCTTGTTCTTGGACTTGGGACCCCCTCAGGGGAACAGCGAGCAGATCAAAG CCAAACTCTCCCGGCTCTCGCTGGCGCTCCCTCCGCTCACGCTCACGCCGTTCCCGGGCCCGGGCCCGCGGCGGCCACCTTGGGAGGGCGCGGACGCAGGGGCGGCTGGCGGGGAGGCCGGCGGGGCGGGGGCGCCGGGGCCAGCGGAGGAGGACggggaggacgaggacgaggaggacgaggacgaggaggcAGCGGGCTCTCGGGGTCCCGGGAGGACGCGGGAAGCCCCAGTGCCCGTCGTGGTGAGCTACGCCGACGCGGACACGGCCCGCCCGCTGCGGGGGCTGCTCAAGTCTCCACGCGCGGCCGACGAACCCGAGGACAGCGAGCTGGAGAGGAAGCGCAAGATGGTCTCCTTCCACGGGGACGTGACCGTCTACCTCTTCGACCAG GAGACTCCAACCAACGAGTTGAGCGTCCAGGGCACCCCCGAGGGGGACACGGACCCATCAACGCCCCCAGCGCCCCCGacgcctccccaccccaccaccccaggaGATGGGTTTCCCAACAACGACAGCGGCTTTG GCGGCAGTTTCGAGTGGGCGGAGgatttccccctcctccccccgcCCGGGCCCCCCCTGTGCTTCTCCCGCTTCTCCGTCTCACCTGCGCTGGAGACCCCGGGGCCTCCCGCCCGGGCTCCCGACGCCCGGCCCGCAG